CAGCGCCGGTTCAATGCGTTCGTGCCCGACGAGACGTCGGGCGTATACCAGGCACGCGCGGATGTCGTCGGGTTCCAGCCAAGGGTAGCCCTGCAGCACGATCTCCGGCGTGTCGCCAGCGGCCAACATGCCAAGAACATGCTCGACAGCGAGTCGGCGATTCCTGATGATCGGCTTGCCGCCGAAGATGGCGGGGTTCGACGTGATTCGACGGAGGAGGTCCGTTTCGCTACCAGTGCTGGCCACGGCTCACCTGTCGATCATGCTACCTCAGTTCCAGGGCTCCGGGCAGTCTGGCCGTTTCAGGAAGCGCTCATGCCCACCCTGGGCAGGAACGGCAGCGCCATTCCGCTGCGCCGGTCGGTGTGTCTCAGTGTCCGAGGGGCACATGTTCAGGCCAATCATCGTGACGGGCACGGGCTACCGTACAGCAATGAATGACTGTCCTTGAACGGAGCCCGTGAGAGCGCGCAATGTCTTCGACGCCAGCACGGCGCCGAGCCGACGATAGCGCTGGACGATCCCGGTCGACGGCATGCCGTTGCGCCTTGAGCATGTCGTCGAGACGGACCTTCGACGAGCTTCCGATTCCGGTCGAGGAGCTTGCCGCAAATGTCGACGGCCTGGTCGAGCGTGTCGCGCCACGCCTGGGCAGGAGCACACCAGCGCGAGGTGGCGGCGCGGGGCGGGCATCTCGCGCACCCGGTCGGCGGCCGACGCGGTCCGAACGCTGTGGAACAGGATCCGTTGGTTCCCGTTGACCCAGTTCACGTCGATATCCAGCACGCCGGTCGCCTCGATCGATTCCAACCGCGCCAGAAGTCGTTTCATGCCCCCAACCGACGGGCTCGACGTGCCGGCCTTGATGTCATGCAGCGGCGAGTGCGGATGCTCGTCGCCGACGGCGACCAGCGCGTCGAGGCCGTCGCGCA
The DNA window shown above is from Acidobacteriota bacterium and carries:
- a CDS encoding DUF433 domain-containing protein, with amino-acid sequence MASTGSETDLLRRITSNPAIFGGKPIIRNRRLAVEHVLGMLAAGDTPEIVLQGYPWLEPDDIRACLVYARRLVGHERIEPALVESSIMRSRACGSPRDGRSTSTART